The Ranitomeya imitator isolate aRanImi1 chromosome 6, aRanImi1.pri, whole genome shotgun sequence genome window below encodes:
- the LOC138641643 gene encoding retinoic acid receptor responder protein 2-like, which produces MKAAAITWWIISVLVIVSSEGQSLTNNFSENQNKTMKMIMEHFHNKDHIRNGFKVSNVIKAVEIDYISGAFVNLEIELKQTTCHKSHWTKTDCGLLKNGRTFNCFACFKFSYHSEKILSQLLDCVATHQVEARVQRRNQSCTDVEMKQGFDKPGSYGFLKSN; this is translated from the exons ATGAAGGCAGCGGCCATAACATGGTGGATCATATCTGTTCTCGTAATTGTCAGCTCAGAGGGTCAGAGCTTAACGAACAACTTCTCCGAGAACCAGAACAAAACAATGAAAATGATCATGGAACATTTCCATAACAAAGATCATATCAGAAAcggattcaaggtgtcaaatgtcaTCAAAGCTGTGGAAATA GACTACATCTCTGGTGCATTTGTGaacttggagatagaactaaaacaGACGACTTGCCACAAAAGTCACTGGACTAAAACAGACTGTGGCCTACTGAAAAATGGG AGGACATTTAATTGCTTCGCTTGTTTCAAGTTTTCTTACCATTCTGAGAAGATTCTGTCTCAGCTCCTGGACTGTGTCGCCACTCATCAAGTGGAGGCG AGAGTCCAGAGGAGGAATCAGTCCTGCACCGACGTGGAGATGAAGCAAGGATTTGACAAACCTGGAAGTTACGGATTCCTGAAATCTAACTAA